The following proteins come from a genomic window of Corynebacterium falsenii:
- the gabT gene encoding 4-aminobutyrate--2-oxoglutarate transaminase produces MEPRDYRIEQSRSITTELPGPKSAELKERCERAVSAAVNPGLPGYVVDADGGIIVDEDGNRWIDFGSGIAVTSVGASHPAVVKAVQDAVSHFTHTCFMVSPYESYVKVAEILNHITPGDFDKKTVLLNSGAEAVENAVKIARAYTKRNGVVVFDNAYHGRTNLTMAMTAKNKPYKTGFGPFASEVYRAPMSYPARDGLSGEEAAQRTIRMMEKEVGAQNLACVVIEPIQGEGGFIVPAEGFLPTIAQWCKDNGVVFVADEVQAGLCRTGKWFSVEWFDVVPDLITTAKGIAGGMPLSAVTGRAEIMDAPVSGGLGGTYGGNPVAASAAVAALGVMRDEKLADRALEIEKIIREVLEPLTDSGRVLEVRGHGAMIALEFVDANGKPDAQLTADVAGACKAKGVQILTCGMDANVIRLLPPLVIGEDTLRDGLQVLAEEIRSRV; encoded by the coding sequence ATGGAACCCCGCGACTACCGCATTGAACAGTCCCGCAGCATCACTACCGAACTGCCCGGCCCCAAGAGCGCTGAACTGAAGGAGCGCTGCGAGCGCGCCGTCTCCGCAGCCGTCAACCCGGGCCTGCCCGGTTACGTCGTCGATGCCGATGGCGGCATCATCGTCGATGAAGACGGCAACCGCTGGATCGACTTCGGCTCCGGCATCGCCGTGACCAGCGTCGGCGCATCCCACCCGGCCGTCGTCAAGGCCGTGCAGGATGCCGTATCCCACTTCACCCACACTTGCTTCATGGTTTCGCCCTACGAGAGCTACGTGAAGGTCGCCGAGATCCTCAACCACATCACCCCCGGCGACTTCGACAAAAAGACCGTGCTGCTCAACTCCGGCGCCGAGGCCGTGGAAAACGCGGTGAAGATCGCCCGCGCCTACACCAAGCGCAACGGCGTGGTGGTCTTCGACAACGCCTACCACGGCCGCACCAACCTCACCATGGCCATGACCGCTAAGAACAAGCCGTACAAGACCGGCTTCGGCCCATTCGCCTCCGAGGTCTACCGCGCCCCGATGTCCTACCCTGCCCGCGATGGCCTCTCCGGCGAAGAAGCCGCACAGCGCACCATCCGCATGATGGAAAAGGAAGTCGGTGCCCAGAACCTCGCCTGCGTTGTCATCGAGCCGATCCAGGGCGAAGGCGGCTTTATCGTTCCCGCCGAGGGCTTCCTGCCCACCATCGCCCAGTGGTGCAAGGACAATGGCGTGGTCTTCGTCGCCGACGAGGTCCAGGCTGGCCTGTGCCGCACGGGCAAGTGGTTCTCCGTGGAGTGGTTCGACGTGGTCCCGGACCTCATCACCACCGCGAAGGGCATCGCTGGCGGCATGCCGCTATCCGCAGTCACGGGTCGCGCGGAGATCATGGACGCACCCGTCTCCGGCGGCTTGGGCGGTACCTACGGTGGCAACCCGGTGGCGGCCTCCGCAGCGGTGGCGGCTTTGGGCGTCATGCGAGACGAAAAGCTGGCCGATCGCGCCTTGGAGATCGAAAAGATCATCCGTGAAGTCCTCGAGCCGCTCACCGATTCCGGCCGTGTGCTGGAGGTTCGCGGCCACGGCGCCATGATCGCCCTGGAGTTCGTGGATGCCAACGGTAAGCCGGATGCGCAGCTCACCGCCGATGTCGCGGGTGCCTGCAAGGCCAAGGGCGTGCAGATCCTCACCTGCGGCATGGACGCCAACGTGATCCGCCTGCTCCCGCCGCTGGTCATCGGCGAGGACACTCTGCGCGACGGACTGCAGGTGCTGGCCGAGGAGATCCGCTCCCGCGTCTAG
- a CDS encoding UDP-N-acetylmuramate dehydrogenase produces MHCSFAELTTLRIGGTPAGVVACNTPDALRSVVSYLDANSQPLLVVGGGSNLVVGDGDEVRDLVVVWANADVEADQVDGTAEDTAKDTAEDDVQDIEIDPDTGVVRAFAGVTWDDLVEVTVAVGLGGLECLSGIPGSVGATPVQNVGAYGAEVSQTLKRVQLYDRSTGAVDWVEPAALDLGYRYSNLKFTNRAVVLAVEFQLSTDGLSVPLRFGELARRLGVDEKVAAKGPVRRPVAQVREAVLALRAGKGMVLNADDHDTWSAGSFFTNPIVTGAQARDAVIAAVREKCGSTEAESMPVYAAGVSAVADQSATDGSDGAGEPGDASDLAEQQRYKFSAAWLIERAGFSKGWHVPGNSAASLSTKHTLALTNRGSATSEDIVELARAVRAGVQEAFGVTLEPEPIWIGADI; encoded by the coding sequence ATGCACTGCTCCTTCGCGGAACTCACGACCCTGCGCATCGGCGGCACGCCGGCCGGTGTGGTGGCCTGCAACACCCCGGACGCGCTGCGGTCCGTTGTTTCTTATCTCGACGCCAACAGCCAGCCCCTCCTCGTGGTCGGCGGCGGATCGAACCTCGTGGTGGGTGACGGGGATGAGGTGCGCGATCTCGTTGTGGTCTGGGCTAATGCTGACGTGGAGGCTGACCAGGTTGACGGCACAGCCGAGGACACAGCTAAGGACACAGCCGAGGATGATGTTCAGGACATCGAGATCGACCCGGACACGGGCGTGGTCCGCGCCTTCGCAGGCGTGACCTGGGACGACCTCGTTGAGGTGACGGTGGCCGTGGGCCTGGGCGGGTTGGAATGCCTCAGCGGTATCCCCGGCTCCGTGGGCGCGACCCCCGTGCAGAACGTGGGCGCATACGGTGCCGAGGTTTCACAGACGCTCAAGCGCGTGCAGCTCTACGACCGCTCGACCGGAGCTGTGGACTGGGTGGAGCCGGCCGCCCTGGACCTGGGCTACCGCTATTCCAACTTGAAGTTCACCAACCGCGCGGTGGTGCTGGCCGTGGAATTCCAACTGTCCACGGACGGCCTGAGCGTCCCATTGCGATTCGGGGAGCTGGCGCGGCGGTTGGGCGTCGACGAAAAAGTAGCAGCTAAAGGCCCGGTGCGGCGCCCCGTGGCGCAGGTACGCGAGGCCGTGTTGGCGCTGCGGGCGGGCAAGGGCATGGTGCTCAATGCTGACGATCACGACACCTGGTCGGCCGGGTCGTTCTTCACCAACCCGATCGTGACCGGGGCGCAGGCCAGGGATGCCGTGATCGCCGCAGTGCGGGAGAAATGCGGAAGCACCGAAGCCGAGTCGATGCCCGTGTACGCAGCGGGAGTGTCGGCCGTGGCTGATCAAAGTGCTACGGACGGAAGCGACGGCGCGGGCGAACCGGGTGATGCGTCCGATCTGGCTGAGCAGCAGCGGTATAAGTTCTCCGCGGCGTGGCTGATCGAGCGCGCCGGGTTCTCCAAGGGGTGGCACGTGCCCGGCAACAGTGCGGCGAGCTTGTCCACGAAGCACACGCTGGCGCTGACCAACCGCGGTAGTGCGACGAGCGAGGACATCGTGGAGCTGGCCCGCGCCGTGCGCGCCGGGGTGCAGGAGGCATTCGGCGTGACGCTGGAGCCAGAACCGATCTGGATTGGTGCGGACATTTAG
- the deoC gene encoding deoxyribose-phosphate aldolase — MEASALSRDQVAAAIDSTLLAPEATRQQVADLIGEAEQLGCGAVCVSPSMLPVGSLFSSDATLRLATVCGFPSGKHASLVKATEARWAVEQGAHDINVMVDLAAAVAGDTSALISELMTIREAVPKPVVLSVIVESAVLGEQQLRTAVRTCAQVGADYVKTSTGFHPAGGATVEAVRIMADELRSMGVLAPFGVDDQSRQAAGLVGIKASGGIRDWDPAVAMIAAGATRLGVSHAGAIVPREA, encoded by the coding sequence ATGGAAGCTTCTGCTCTGTCCCGCGATCAGGTGGCAGCGGCGATCGACTCCACGTTGCTGGCGCCGGAAGCTACTCGCCAACAGGTCGCTGACCTCATCGGCGAAGCCGAGCAGCTGGGGTGTGGGGCGGTGTGCGTGTCGCCGTCGATGTTGCCGGTCGGTTCTCTCTTTTCCTCCGACGCCACCCTACGGCTCGCGACTGTCTGCGGGTTTCCCAGCGGGAAGCACGCGAGCTTGGTCAAAGCCACGGAGGCACGGTGGGCAGTGGAACAGGGAGCCCACGACATCAACGTGATGGTGGATCTCGCCGCTGCCGTGGCGGGGGATACCTCGGCGCTCATCTCTGAGCTCATGACCATCCGCGAGGCCGTGCCGAAGCCGGTGGTGCTCTCGGTGATCGTGGAGTCTGCTGTGCTGGGCGAGCAGCAGCTGCGCACCGCAGTGCGGACGTGTGCCCAGGTGGGGGCCGACTACGTAAAAACCTCCACGGGCTTTCACCCGGCGGGTGGGGCGACCGTGGAGGCGGTGCGGATCATGGCCGACGAGCTGCGGAGCATGGGAGTGCTCGCGCCGTTCGGCGTGGATGATCAGTCTCGTCAGGCGGCGGGCCTGGTGGGCATCAAAGCGTCCGGGGGAATCCGCGACTGGGATCCTGCAGTGGCCATGATCGCGGCGGGGGCCACGCGGCTGGGCGTTTCCCACGCCGGCGCGATCGTTCCCCGGGAAGCGTAG
- a CDS encoding DUF445 domain-containing protein, whose product MTDKHHSTTEPDTSPDLLEVPGPDPETEAQKRAELRKHKAIATGLLVMATAIYIAMRWLEFTGNPGAWIGYVRAASEAGMVGALADWFAVTALFRHPLHIPIPHTAIIKRKKDQVGHALSEFVGENFLNATLISEKLRKAHIPQRLADWVVDGVGAKRVSQEAGKLIDLVVNGIAPEEAEQVINALVIDKVREPNWAPPLGRGLEQLIEEGRTEPVVDAIVIWLDDKARNSEEFVVRLIDERTPTWAPRFVRDLVGDKVYRELTAFTADVRRNPDHDARHQLRTFVKQLSQDLQHDQAMIDRVERFKDDIMDSTPVRALPGRMWEAIRSTLTTMARDPESVLRTRIATWVEDFGRRVQNEPELQRSLDQRIVNSASYLADNYAGEVTSIIGETVERWDGQEASDRIELLVGKDLQFIRVNGTLVGALAGLAIYTLTEFIFAIA is encoded by the coding sequence GTGACTGATAAGCACCACTCCACCACCGAACCAGATACCAGCCCCGACCTTCTCGAGGTTCCCGGACCGGACCCGGAAACCGAGGCGCAGAAGCGTGCCGAATTGCGCAAGCACAAGGCCATCGCCACAGGCTTGCTGGTCATGGCCACGGCGATCTACATCGCTATGCGCTGGTTGGAGTTCACCGGCAACCCGGGGGCGTGGATTGGCTACGTCCGAGCGGCGAGCGAGGCCGGCATGGTGGGCGCGCTGGCGGACTGGTTCGCGGTCACGGCACTGTTCCGCCACCCGCTGCACATCCCCATTCCGCACACGGCCATCATCAAGCGCAAGAAGGATCAGGTCGGCCACGCCCTCAGCGAGTTCGTCGGCGAAAACTTCCTCAACGCCACCCTCATCAGCGAAAAGCTCCGCAAGGCGCACATCCCGCAGCGCCTCGCGGATTGGGTCGTCGACGGCGTGGGAGCAAAGCGCGTGTCGCAGGAGGCAGGCAAGCTCATTGACCTGGTGGTCAACGGCATCGCCCCCGAGGAGGCCGAGCAGGTCATCAACGCCCTGGTGATCGACAAAGTCCGCGAGCCGAACTGGGCCCCGCCGCTGGGCCGCGGCTTGGAGCAGCTCATCGAGGAAGGCCGGACCGAGCCGGTCGTCGATGCCATCGTGATTTGGCTCGACGACAAAGCCCGCAACTCCGAGGAGTTCGTGGTTCGCCTCATCGACGAGCGCACCCCCACCTGGGCGCCGCGGTTTGTCCGTGACCTCGTGGGAGACAAGGTCTACCGCGAACTGACCGCCTTCACCGCCGATGTTCGCCGCAACCCGGATCACGATGCCCGCCACCAGCTGCGCACGTTCGTCAAGCAGCTGTCGCAAGACCTCCAGCATGACCAGGCCATGATCGATCGCGTGGAGCGCTTCAAGGATGACATTATGGATTCCACTCCCGTCCGCGCCCTGCCGGGGCGCATGTGGGAGGCCATCCGTTCCACCTTGACCACCATGGCTCGCGATCCGGAGTCCGTGCTGCGCACCCGCATCGCCACGTGGGTGGAGGACTTTGGCCGCCGCGTGCAAAACGAACCGGAGTTGCAGCGCTCCTTGGACCAGCGCATCGTCAATTCCGCCAGCTACCTTGCGGATAACTACGCCGGGGAAGTCACCAGCATCATCGGCGAGACGGTGGAGCGGTGGGATGGCCAAGAGGCCAGCGATCGCATCGAATTGTTGGTCGGCAAGGACCTGCAGTTCATCCGCGTTAACGGTACTTTGGTGGGCGCCTTGGCGGGCCTAGCGATTTACACTCTGACAGAATTCATTTTCGCGATAGCATAG
- a CDS encoding LmeA family phospholipid-binding protein yields the protein MTNSNNTPPSSSGWPGGGSQGNQGGTGSTGGYGNHSADDQNHTLAYPSQPGQTGQPGPSGWGTPQGAGQGSPKKSGKGSGKGWKIALAVIAVIVVLLGLGEFGARTYFANQITNSVKEEAQKNGTQIESDPKVSFGSSPVLLALVTGTIGSMDLQLPSTLNISYQDADKSKPIVKGYPAVHIDAHNLKPSDNGDDMTMGEVTIDTSVPNDLMLAQAQKSTEQSTGDLGFLSGLLRVTDIQPNLERQTMEFQIGGGLATLQMKPVVSNGNLMFDMDSAQILGQNLPQQFVDQLKGSLAGTTVAAVGGLNFEKVSVTQTGLEVTLHGTNVDMNEVGKAFDEQAGNQPAQRAQSTPTPNPYDQSGAVGSS from the coding sequence GTGACGAACTCCAACAACACCCCTCCATCATCTTCAGGCTGGCCCGGCGGCGGCTCCCAGGGCAACCAGGGCGGCACCGGCAGCACCGGCGGATATGGCAATCACAGCGCCGATGACCAGAACCACACTCTGGCTTACCCGAGCCAGCCCGGTCAGACCGGTCAGCCCGGCCCCAGTGGCTGGGGCACGCCGCAGGGCGCGGGCCAGGGCTCCCCTAAGAAATCGGGTAAGGGCTCAGGCAAGGGCTGGAAGATCGCGCTCGCGGTCATCGCCGTCATCGTTGTGCTGCTCGGGCTGGGCGAGTTCGGTGCCCGCACCTACTTCGCCAACCAGATCACGAATTCGGTGAAGGAAGAGGCGCAGAAGAACGGCACCCAGATCGAATCCGATCCCAAGGTGAGCTTCGGCTCCTCCCCGGTGCTGCTCGCGCTGGTGACCGGCACGATCGGCTCGATGGATCTGCAGCTGCCTTCCACCTTGAACATCTCCTACCAGGATGCCGATAAGTCCAAGCCCATCGTCAAGGGTTACCCTGCCGTCCACATCGACGCGCACAATCTCAAGCCCAGCGACAACGGCGACGATATGACGATGGGCGAAGTCACCATCGATACGTCGGTCCCCAACGACCTGATGCTGGCGCAGGCGCAGAAGAGCACTGAGCAGAGCACGGGCGATCTCGGGTTCCTCTCCGGCCTGCTCCGCGTGACGGATATTCAGCCCAACCTGGAGCGCCAGACCATGGAGTTCCAGATTGGCGGCGGCCTGGCTACGTTGCAGATGAAGCCGGTCGTATCCAACGGCAATCTGATGTTCGACATGGATAGCGCGCAGATCCTCGGGCAAAACCTGCCGCAGCAGTTCGTCGATCAGCTCAAGGGCTCGCTGGCAGGCACCACCGTTGCCGCCGTGGGTGGGCTGAACTTCGAGAAGGTCTCGGTGACCCAAACCGGCCTGGAGGTCACCCTGCATGGAACCAACGTGGACATGAACGAGGTCGGCAAGGCCTTCGACGAGCAGGCTGGCAATCAGCCAGCCCAGCGTGCGCAGAGCACTCCCACCCCGAATCCCTACGACCAGTCCGGAGCCGTGGGCTCTTCGTAG
- a CDS encoding PucR family transcriptional regulator, which produces MSHEHPSGSRGSSPTTATPSIDGAIAATGLPLRWLYAQSQLHLRPITSPITQPERQPAHQADMHFTTVGSSELADPGEFLPPGSVVLTTGVGFKQRNEDFDAYVHRAADRGITAIGFGVGLEYPTVPQQLIAAARAYRIGLFLIPREIPFTRIIEAVAREHQRRAQLEQRMAAQIQEELNRTSHTSGIEGIVQVLSHRTHSAVAAAWGEQVVRSDSAEHSPAASARLDAALTHASPAHAGTVTAPPGAVLYEVPLGPTSADGVLLTARDHAFTPAERGVFKHAAGLISLVQRQHIAPHTIPSTRLAWEAVASHMVGLDGTSDRLTTALAPLTDADGRVRLLAFRSHSPAAAARAALRDRVVAAFERSGLEFIDLPAPREGAHLVFAAAVPDEVVSLLDATPTAVSAPTAVSGLSGDVLYSVVVAMRPAHRGQPLPEPPSLPAWTGNAAVRPVLHARFRETLQRIHDADPTLFDTAVAFLTTDGHVGDTAATLGIHRHTARARLQQIAALGCDLSVPETRAELLILARLFQPEG; this is translated from the coding sequence ATGAGCCACGAGCACCCCTCGGGATCCCGCGGCAGTTCCCCCACCACCGCGACTCCTTCCATCGACGGAGCCATCGCCGCCACCGGCCTGCCCCTGCGCTGGCTCTACGCTCAGAGCCAGCTCCACCTCCGCCCCATCACAAGTCCCATCACACAGCCCGAGCGCCAGCCCGCACACCAGGCCGACATGCACTTCACCACCGTCGGCTCCAGTGAGCTCGCCGACCCGGGCGAGTTCCTCCCACCCGGCTCGGTCGTCCTCACCACCGGCGTGGGGTTTAAGCAGCGCAACGAGGATTTCGATGCTTACGTCCACCGCGCCGCCGACCGTGGAATCACAGCTATCGGCTTCGGCGTGGGGCTGGAATACCCGACCGTGCCGCAGCAACTCATCGCCGCCGCTCGCGCATACCGCATCGGCTTGTTCCTCATCCCACGCGAGATCCCCTTCACCCGCATCATCGAGGCCGTCGCCCGCGAACATCAGCGCCGCGCACAGCTCGAACAGCGCATGGCGGCGCAGATCCAGGAGGAGCTCAACCGCACCTCCCACACTTCCGGCATCGAGGGCATCGTGCAGGTGCTCTCCCACCGCACGCACAGCGCGGTGGCCGCGGCGTGGGGTGAGCAGGTCGTCCGCTCCGATAGCGCCGAGCACTCCCCCGCTGCCTCCGCTCGGCTCGACGCCGCACTCACCCACGCCTCCCCCGCCCACGCCGGCACGGTCACCGCCCCGCCAGGTGCCGTGCTCTACGAGGTTCCCCTGGGCCCCACCAGCGCAGACGGCGTTCTGCTTACCGCCCGTGATCACGCCTTCACCCCGGCGGAGCGTGGCGTGTTTAAACATGCCGCTGGTCTGATTTCCCTGGTTCAGCGCCAGCACATCGCTCCCCATACGATCCCGAGTACGCGGTTGGCGTGGGAGGCTGTGGCGTCGCATATGGTGGGCCTCGATGGGACGAGCGACCGCCTGACCACTGCGTTGGCGCCGCTGACGGACGCCGATGGGCGGGTGCGGCTCCTGGCGTTTCGTTCGCACTCGCCTGCCGCTGCCGCCCGGGCTGCGTTGCGCGATCGTGTGGTGGCCGCGTTTGAGCGCTCTGGCCTGGAATTTATCGACCTTCCCGCGCCGCGCGAGGGCGCGCATCTCGTGTTTGCTGCGGCCGTGCCGGATGAGGTTGTTTCGCTTCTCGACGCCACCCCCACGGCCGTTTCCGCCCCCACAGCTGTATCGGGGCTAAGCGGGGATGTTCTGTACTCAGTGGTGGTGGCGATGCGCCCGGCGCACCGTGGGCAGCCGCTGCCGGAGCCGCCGTCGCTGCCGGCGTGGACGGGCAATGCTGCGGTGCGGCCCGTGCTGCATGCGCGCTTTCGCGAGACGCTGCAGCGGATCCACGATGCCGACCCCACGCTGTTCGATACAGCCGTGGCGTTCCTCACCACCGACGGTCACGTGGGCGATACCGCCGCCACGCTGGGCATTCACCGCCATACCGCTCGGGCGCGGCTGCAGCAGATCGCGGCGCTGGGCTGCGACCTGAGTGTTCCGGAGACGCGCGCGGAGCTGCTCATCCTCGCGCGGCTGTTCCAACCGGAAGGCTAA
- a CDS encoding NAD-dependent succinate-semialdehyde dehydrogenase: protein MALNTSDLLASVPTGLLINGHWVDAATSATFTVENPATGESLAEVAAGSAEDAARALDAAANAQKEWARTSARERSDILRRAFDLVHERAEEFATLMTLEMGKSLAEARGEVAYGAEFLRWFSEEAVRHYGHSLTSPEGKLNIRTQHKPVGPCLLITPWNFPLAMATRKVAPAVAAGCTMVLKPAELTPLTSLYFAQTMLDAGLPAGVLNVVTTLEAPEVSQTLMSDDRLRKVSFTGSTGVGKILLRQASDNVLRTSMELGGNAPLIVFEDADLDIAVEQAKQAKMRNMGEACTAANRMIVHEAVFEEFSRRLTAELEGLKVGNGMDESTDVGPLIEQKALDNVASLVEDAVSKGAKVLTGGKKVGDAGYFYAPTVLAEVPADARIATEEIFGPVAPIFTFSTEEEAYEIANGTEYGLASYVFTDDAVRMQRATENLEFGMVGVNVGVMSNAAAPFGGVKQSGLGREGGAEGIEEYSSVQYVATPR from the coding sequence ATGGCCCTGAACACCTCTGACCTCCTCGCCTCGGTTCCGACCGGCCTTCTCATTAATGGACATTGGGTCGACGCCGCTACGTCGGCAACATTCACTGTGGAAAATCCGGCCACTGGGGAATCCTTGGCCGAGGTGGCCGCAGGTTCCGCTGAGGACGCGGCCCGCGCCCTCGACGCCGCCGCGAACGCCCAGAAGGAATGGGCGCGCACCAGCGCCCGGGAACGCTCCGACATCCTGCGCCGGGCATTCGACCTGGTGCATGAGCGGGCGGAAGAGTTCGCCACGCTGATGACCCTCGAGATGGGCAAGTCCCTGGCCGAGGCGCGCGGCGAGGTGGCCTACGGCGCGGAGTTCCTGCGCTGGTTTTCCGAGGAAGCCGTGCGCCACTACGGCCACTCGCTGACCTCCCCGGAGGGCAAGCTCAACATCCGCACGCAGCACAAGCCGGTGGGTCCGTGCCTGCTGATCACCCCGTGGAACTTCCCGCTCGCCATGGCCACCCGCAAGGTGGCCCCGGCGGTGGCGGCGGGCTGCACGATGGTGCTCAAGCCTGCCGAGCTCACGCCCCTGACCTCCCTGTACTTCGCGCAGACCATGCTGGATGCGGGCCTGCCGGCAGGCGTGCTGAACGTGGTGACCACCCTGGAGGCACCGGAGGTGTCCCAGACGTTGATGTCCGACGATCGCCTGCGCAAGGTGTCCTTCACCGGCTCCACGGGTGTCGGCAAGATCCTGCTCCGTCAGGCTTCCGACAATGTGCTGCGCACCTCCATGGAACTCGGCGGCAACGCTCCGCTGATCGTGTTTGAGGATGCCGACCTGGATATTGCCGTGGAGCAGGCCAAGCAGGCCAAGATGCGCAACATGGGCGAGGCCTGCACCGCAGCGAACCGCATGATCGTGCACGAGGCCGTGTTTGAGGAGTTCTCCCGGCGACTCACCGCAGAGCTGGAAGGTCTGAAGGTGGGCAACGGCATGGATGAATCCACCGACGTAGGTCCGCTGATCGAGCAGAAGGCGCTGGACAACGTTGCCTCCCTGGTCGAAGACGCTGTGTCCAAGGGAGCGAAGGTTTTGACCGGCGGCAAGAAGGTCGGCGACGCTGGCTACTTCTACGCCCCCACCGTGCTGGCCGAGGTGCCGGCCGATGCGCGGATCGCCACGGAGGAGATCTTCGGCCCGGTTGCCCCGATCTTCACCTTCTCCACAGAAGAAGAGGCATACGAGATCGCCAACGGCACGGAGTACGGCCTGGCTTCCTACGTGTTCACCGACGATGCTGTGCGGATGCAGCGCGCCACGGAGAACCTGGAGTTCGGCATGGTGGGCGTGAACGTGGGCGTGATGTCCAACGCTGCGGCACCCTTCGGTGGCGTGAAGCAGTCCGGCCTGGGCCGCGAGGGCGGTGCTGAGGGCATCGAGGAATACAGCTCGGTGCAGTACGTAGCCACCCCGCGCTAG
- a CDS encoding YdeI/OmpD-associated family protein: MAWNGITGGVVHELPEDLGAALADDAEVLALWESLTPLGRNEFICWVSDAKKPETRARRIRRTREELEEGKRRPCCWPGCKHR, from the coding sequence CTGGCCTGGAACGGAATCACTGGCGGCGTGGTCCACGAACTGCCGGAGGACTTGGGGGCGGCGCTGGCCGATGACGCGGAGGTGCTTGCGCTGTGGGAGAGTCTGACTCCCCTCGGGCGCAACGAGTTCATCTGCTGGGTGAGCGACGCGAAAAAGCCCGAGACGCGGGCGCGCCGCATCCGTCGCACGCGCGAGGAACTGGAAGAGGGGAAGCGGCGGCCCTGCTGCTGGCCGGGCTGCAAGCACCGATAG
- a CDS encoding DUF2505 domain-containing protein has protein sequence MTTHSENTATIKFPLEKVYKALSSKDYWEFETKNIGDEPGEVHSFTEQPVEAVLYELLPKAALPEAVRAMVSQDLKLKRVASFNEPEDNVATGTVTGDIKGAPVSFNSDVTLSGEGETTILKAESAIEVKIPMMGPVLEPKVAGFVDEFLAREASMIEQWIGENL, from the coding sequence ATGACGACTCACAGTGAGAACACTGCAACGATCAAATTCCCTCTCGAGAAGGTCTACAAGGCACTGTCTTCCAAGGACTACTGGGAGTTTGAAACCAAGAACATCGGCGACGAGCCCGGCGAGGTCCACTCCTTCACCGAGCAGCCCGTCGAGGCCGTTCTGTACGAACTCCTGCCCAAGGCTGCCCTGCCCGAGGCCGTGCGCGCCATGGTCTCCCAGGACCTGAAGCTCAAGCGCGTGGCATCCTTCAACGAGCCGGAGGACAACGTGGCCACCGGCACCGTCACCGGCGACATCAAGGGCGCGCCCGTGTCCTTCAACTCGGACGTGACGCTCTCCGGCGAAGGCGAGACCACCATCCTCAAGGCCGAGTCGGCTATCGAGGTGAAGATCCCCATGATGGGCCCCGTGCTGGAGCCCAAGGTCGCCGGGTTCGTGGACGAGTTCCTCGCCCGCGAGGCCAGCATGATCGAGCAGTGGATCGGCGAGAACCTCTAA
- a CDS encoding DUF2516 family protein, which yields MNAVLLVVSGAYFYLNLFLGFVVLALAIIGLIQLASTRNDAFTVIDRKKENWLMLLGGASALGLLSLFVNMELLWVIAAVIVGIYWQDIRPAIKDVLGNASGSW from the coding sequence ATGAATGCAGTCTTGTTGGTCGTTAGTGGAGCCTACTTCTACCTCAATCTCTTCCTCGGCTTTGTTGTGCTCGCGTTGGCGATCATCGGCTTGATCCAGCTTGCGAGCACGAGAAATGATGCGTTTACCGTGATCGACAGGAAGAAGGAGAACTGGCTCATGCTCCTCGGCGGCGCGAGTGCCCTGGGGCTGCTCAGCTTGTTTGTGAACATGGAGCTGCTGTGGGTCATCGCCGCAGTCATCGTGGGCATTTACTGGCAAGATATCCGCCCGGCGATCAAGGATGTGTTGGGTAACGCCAGCGGTTCGTGGTGA